In a single window of the Paenibacillus sp. MMS20-IR301 genome:
- a CDS encoding YcnI family protein — protein sequence MNPLFRKIAALTAPAAAALMLFAAVASAHVTVSPAESSTGAWETYTLKVPSEKDIATVQVDLRIPEGAEFKQYEPAPGWDVTVEGNKVSWTASGEGILAGQFQRFYFTAKNPDTAGDIAWNAYQHYADGSVVQWSGEEGSEAPHSVTSIVQASGGDSHSHGSMDMSDGGSMTMDEHQAIMEEEGNNSGTSPMIYIALGISLLSFLLAAIALLRGKKE from the coding sequence ATGAATCCATTATTCCGTAAAATCGCCGCATTAACCGCACCGGCCGCCGCAGCGCTGATGCTGTTCGCTGCTGTAGCGAGTGCACATGTAACCGTCAGCCCGGCAGAGTCCAGTACAGGGGCTTGGGAGACTTATACACTAAAGGTGCCGTCCGAGAAGGATATCGCTACCGTGCAGGTCGACCTGCGTATCCCGGAAGGCGCCGAATTCAAGCAATACGAGCCGGCACCCGGCTGGGATGTAACAGTCGAAGGCAATAAGGTCAGCTGGACCGCAAGCGGCGAAGGTATTCTGGCCGGACAATTCCAGCGCTTCTACTTCACTGCCAAGAACCCGGACACCGCAGGCGATATTGCCTGGAATGCCTACCAGCATTATGCGGACGGCAGCGTGGTCCAGTGGTCCGGCGAGGAAGGGTCGGAAGCTCCGCATTCCGTCACCTCCATCGTGCAGGCATCCGGCGGGGACAGCCACTCCCACGGCTCAATGGATATGTCGGACGGCGGCTCCATGACGATGGATGAGCATCAAGCAATTATGGAGGAAGAGGGCAACAACTCCGGCACCTCGCCGATGATCTACATTGCGCTGGGTATTTCCTTGCTGTCCTTCCTGCTGGCGGCGATTGCCTTGCTGCGGGGGAAGAAGGAGTAG
- a CDS encoding RHS repeat domain-containing protein, which translates to MFSQSESYRYNSLGQLAAKTDYNGSLFGYQYDESGRLRILSYSALAGNHSASIGNQRDKQIQAKKNRPLIGLFSHLCGQL; encoded by the coding sequence GTGTTTTCGCAAAGTGAAAGCTATAGGTATAACAGTTTGGGCCAACTGGCAGCGAAAACAGATTACAACGGAAGCTTATTCGGGTATCAGTATGATGAAAGCGGACGTTTACGCATACTTTCGTATTCTGCTCTAGCAGGAAATCACTCCGCTTCTATCGGGAATCAGCGTGACAAACAAATACAAGCCAAGAAAAACAGGCCGCTTATTGGCCTGTTTTCTCATTTATGCGGACAACTATAG
- a CDS encoding S-layer homology domain-containing protein gives MSKKLLSLLIALTLTLSGILPAAYAGESVAEVQPQALTAPVSTDSGASAAVSSEVYQTTAPTVSTEVYQASMTEARTLPITLTLPEGVTADQVTWNFGRTAEEMKPLAQWKKWDNASSVRAYTGDPFVKVSYAPESPSTVTALVYFDMPFGSNLSTSGIRAEYVKLAGVYNLTAATPAGDLLAQQQVKLNPYDDYHTYDEIKPAIDRITSGSNNKYGRYVEYQQIGTSTQGRAIHFSIVAKDKASVDQYLNETLPLMNNDPAKLQEMIRSGQLKDYKVPIWLNNIHADEANGVDVIIKFLNTLMTDKIINYDTIDANDNVVPVALDIDKALDNVIFLLDYVENPDGRALNTRATSTLLDPNRDNSYQTQPETQAVTAQIAKWTPLSFLDMHGFVSGFLIEPCTPPHDPNIEYDLVMKNMLEQANAMGKAGISNTKYDKYHIPYEEAGLLKDNPKYSDPYGNATGWDDASPAYTAVYAMHQGALGHTIEVPELNQDSLDAFYYAALAATSYVQDNKEKLFLNQLEIFKRGLNNEDNKAVDEFLVNAKYESIGRERATAETNFFPEYYVLPLAKDLQKNALETYKMVQYLLRNGVKVEQTTMPVNVDGVYYPAGTYVVNMHQAKRGYANLVLYDGLDVSDFDAMYSDTVQNFGDMRGFDRYVSRSTGAFTGKTQQVNSIVIPTTDLTQYAFAQNYVIRNSNNDAIKAVNELLANHKAVTLLSNDGPGYEKGSFLVSRSNLRTITSKYLLDLVPFSAAGDKTGKLLKPANVAIAGAPAFILADLGFKVTTDTAAADVLVNSGTGLIASGKPFIGYGRTILSSIKALNVLPGLDYSNPVNKSNRAAAHEGLFKAAISQDSVITAPYADSEYLYTVSAAYFTAVPEGAEVLAKYGTGEDFFKAGWWPNSDAAKDQVLALNYQTDNIHVTLFANDLLNKYHPQNQFRLLANAIYASAPAATEADGMDNGVLEPEPANPGSGGATPAATPTPSATPTPSATPAPTTQPTATPAPAIKFTDLGKAAWAASAIEELTAKGIIKGVGGNSFAPLKEVTRAEFITMIVRAFNLPLKNASANFSDVSTTGWAYSYVAAGVENDLVSGVGNGKFEPNRPITREEMAIIAANALKKFKGKAVADADAALANFKDKSSIASYGKDAVALLTQEGIVKGMTSDTFAPKGIANRAQAAVIISNIINVQ, from the coding sequence ATGTCTAAGAAATTATTATCCTTATTAATCGCATTAACCCTTACGTTATCCGGAATCCTTCCGGCAGCCTATGCCGGTGAATCAGTCGCTGAAGTACAGCCTCAAGCTCTGACTGCACCGGTATCAACGGACTCCGGCGCTTCAGCGGCGGTATCCTCGGAAGTCTATCAAACTACTGCTCCTACAGTATCAACTGAAGTCTATCAAGCCTCGATGACCGAGGCCAGAACATTGCCGATTACGCTGACCCTTCCTGAAGGAGTAACAGCAGACCAGGTCACCTGGAACTTCGGCAGAACAGCGGAAGAGATGAAGCCGCTGGCACAGTGGAAAAAATGGGATAACGCCTCCAGCGTTAGAGCATATACCGGAGATCCGTTCGTAAAAGTAAGCTATGCGCCTGAATCACCTTCTACGGTGACTGCTCTGGTATACTTTGATATGCCTTTCGGCTCCAATCTATCAACCAGCGGCATCCGTGCCGAATATGTGAAGCTTGCCGGAGTATACAACCTGACAGCTGCCACTCCTGCCGGCGATCTGCTGGCACAGCAGCAGGTGAAGCTGAACCCGTATGATGACTATCATACTTATGATGAGATTAAACCGGCGATTGACCGGATTACCTCGGGCAGCAACAATAAATACGGCCGTTATGTGGAGTATCAGCAAATCGGAACGTCTACTCAAGGACGGGCGATTCACTTCTCCATTGTCGCTAAGGACAAAGCGTCCGTGGACCAATATTTGAATGAAACACTGCCGCTTATGAACAATGACCCTGCAAAATTACAGGAGATGATTAGAAGCGGCCAGTTGAAGGATTATAAAGTGCCAATCTGGCTGAACAATATCCATGCGGATGAAGCCAATGGCGTAGATGTTATTATTAAGTTTTTGAATACACTGATGACCGACAAGATCATCAACTACGATACAATCGATGCTAACGATAATGTGGTTCCGGTTGCCCTCGACATTGACAAGGCGCTGGACAATGTGATTTTCCTGCTGGATTATGTAGAGAATCCGGATGGCCGTGCGCTGAACACACGTGCGACTTCAACGCTGCTTGACCCGAACCGCGACAATTCATACCAGACCCAGCCGGAGACCCAGGCGGTTACAGCACAAATCGCCAAGTGGACCCCGCTGAGCTTCCTGGATATGCACGGTTTCGTGAGCGGCTTCCTGATCGAGCCATGTACACCGCCGCATGATCCGAACATCGAATATGATCTGGTCATGAAAAATATGCTTGAACAGGCCAATGCAATGGGGAAGGCAGGGATTTCCAACACCAAATATGATAAGTATCATATTCCTTATGAAGAAGCCGGGCTATTAAAAGATAATCCGAAATACTCTGATCCTTATGGCAATGCGACCGGATGGGATGATGCTTCACCGGCTTACACCGCTGTTTATGCGATGCACCAAGGTGCGCTTGGACATACCATTGAGGTGCCGGAGCTGAATCAGGATTCGCTCGATGCGTTCTATTATGCGGCACTTGCTGCCACCAGTTATGTACAGGATAACAAAGAGAAGCTGTTCCTGAACCAGCTCGAAATCTTCAAACGCGGTTTGAATAATGAAGACAATAAAGCGGTTGACGAATTTCTGGTAAATGCCAAATATGAATCGATCGGCCGTGAGCGTGCAACTGCAGAAACGAACTTCTTCCCTGAATACTATGTGCTTCCGTTAGCCAAGGATCTGCAGAAGAACGCACTGGAAACCTACAAAATGGTGCAATACCTGCTTCGTAACGGAGTGAAGGTTGAGCAGACTACTATGCCGGTAAACGTGGATGGAGTCTACTATCCGGCTGGAACCTATGTAGTGAACATGCATCAGGCGAAGCGCGGCTATGCCAACCTGGTACTATATGACGGACTGGATGTATCTGACTTTGATGCCATGTATTCTGATACCGTACAGAACTTTGGCGACATGCGCGGATTCGACCGGTATGTCAGCCGCAGCACTGGCGCATTCACCGGCAAGACACAGCAGGTTAACAGCATCGTCATTCCAACGACTGACCTGACTCAATATGCCTTTGCCCAGAATTACGTTATCCGCAACAGCAACAATGATGCAATCAAAGCCGTTAACGAATTGCTTGCGAACCATAAAGCAGTAACCTTGCTCTCAAATGATGGACCTGGCTATGAGAAAGGCAGCTTCCTCGTCTCCAGATCGAACCTGAGAACTATAACTTCCAAATACTTGCTTGATCTGGTGCCATTCAGCGCAGCAGGAGACAAGACAGGCAAGCTGCTCAAGCCGGCGAATGTAGCCATTGCCGGAGCACCTGCATTCATTTTGGCTGACCTTGGATTTAAAGTGACTACTGATACGGCTGCAGCGGACGTTCTGGTCAACTCCGGCACAGGCCTGATTGCCAGCGGTAAACCATTCATCGGCTATGGGCGTACGATTCTGAGCAGTATTAAAGCTCTGAATGTTCTGCCGGGCCTGGACTACTCCAATCCGGTGAACAAGTCGAACAGAGCCGCAGCGCATGAAGGCTTGTTCAAAGCAGCCATCTCGCAAGACAGCGTAATTACTGCTCCTTATGCAGACAGTGAATACCTGTATACTGTATCTGCCGCTTATTTCACGGCTGTTCCGGAAGGCGCTGAAGTGCTGGCGAAATACGGAACGGGCGAAGATTTCTTCAAAGCCGGCTGGTGGCCGAACAGCGATGCTGCCAAGGATCAAGTGCTGGCGCTGAATTACCAAACGGATAACATTCATGTAACATTGTTTGCGAATGATCTGCTGAACAAATATCATCCGCAGAACCAGTTCAGATTGCTGGCGAATGCAATCTATGCCTCTGCTCCGGCAGCTACGGAAGCAGATGGTATGGATAATGGTGTGCTTGAGCCGGAACCGGCTAACCCGGGGTCGGGCGGAGCCACTCCAGCCGCAACACCGACACCATCAGCAACACCGACACCATCAGCAACACCAGCTCCAACTACGCAACCTACAGCTACACCTGCTCCGGCAATTAAATTCACAGATCTTGGCAAAGCAGCATGGGCTGCCTCTGCTATTGAAGAATTGACGGCTAAAGGCATCATTAAGGGTGTAGGCGGCAACTCGTTCGCACCACTCAAAGAAGTGACCCGGGCCGAATTCATTACCATGATCGTCCGTGCCTTCAATCTGCCGCTGAAGAATGCTTCCGCTAATTTCAGTGATGTGAGCACTACCGGCTGGGCGTACAGCTATGTTGCTGCCGGGGTAGAGAACGACCTGGTGAGCGGTGTGGGCAATGGCAAGTTCGAGCCAAACCGCCCGATCACGCGTGAAGAGATGGCGATCATCGCCGCGAACGCACTGAAGAAGTTCAAAGGCAAAGCGGTTGCTGATGCAGATGCTGCACTTGCGAACTTCAAAGACAAATCAAGTATCGCTTCCTATGGTAAAGATGCGGTTGCACTGCTTACCCAGGAGGGCATCGTGAAAGGCATGACCTCTGACACTTTTGCGCCAAAAGGAATTGCCAACCGCGCGCAAGCCGCTGTCATTATCAGCAATATCATCAATGTGCAATAA
- a CDS encoding DUF4279 domain-containing protein, translating into MVIRDTTLDFDDINRKLEIGPTLIQKNGTAIREGGKTKAPLDSWRFEITITEETKSEEVIKLLLDSLTPNAKGINELMDTYMDVGIECYLRSEYGQMGLQLSTETIKKIAFLGVRLDIHILSFGGVEED; encoded by the coding sequence TTGGTAATACGTGATACAACTTTAGACTTTGATGATATCAATAGAAAGTTAGAAATAGGACCAACTTTGATTCAAAAAAATGGAACGGCAATAAGAGAAGGTGGAAAGACAAAAGCTCCTTTAGATAGTTGGCGATTTGAAATAACAATAACCGAAGAAACCAAATCAGAAGAGGTGATAAAATTATTATTGGATAGTTTAACTCCAAACGCCAAAGGAATTAATGAATTAATGGATACATATATGGATGTAGGAATTGAATGTTACCTAAGATCGGAATATGGCCAAATGGGTTTACAGCTTTCAACTGAAACGATAAAGAAAATAGCATTTTTAGGAGTTAGACTTGATATACATATTCTTTCTTTTGGTGGAGTGGAAGAGGATTAA
- a CDS encoding serine hydrolase domain-containing protein: MSTLLLDELVSSANRQNLHILNVVVRQDGKLVARHDFEEEQPHLLYSVSKTFTSMAVGIAVNEGYFKLDDRVADFFPEYLHNCSNHQEYLQKITVHDLLCMGAGHAECPVSKADWSGGQKWDIAALFFAEPVVYAPGTHFTYDNSATYMLSRIISLTTGTNLNDYLYAKIFQPLDIPQPVWDACPLGYPQGFSGLHLTAEHLSRFGQLLLDKGVWNGEQLIPSGYIERAASVQISTADFTPDFATADYQQGYGYQLWMNAYPNSYRLDGLYGQYVIVLPDKNAVVTYISDEPSHMTAIIELTWTTLADKL, translated from the coding sequence ATGAGCACTCTTTTATTAGACGAATTAGTTTCATCGGCAAACAGGCAGAATCTGCATATCCTGAACGTAGTAGTCCGGCAGGACGGCAAGCTAGTAGCCAGACATGATTTTGAGGAGGAGCAGCCGCATTTATTATATTCGGTAAGCAAAACCTTCACTTCGATGGCCGTTGGCATTGCTGTGAATGAGGGTTACTTCAAGCTGGATGACCGTGTCGCGGATTTTTTTCCGGAGTACTTACATAACTGCTCTAACCATCAGGAGTACCTGCAAAAAATTACGGTTCATGACCTGCTGTGTATGGGGGCCGGGCATGCGGAATGTCCGGTGTCGAAGGCGGATTGGAGCGGCGGGCAGAAGTGGGATATTGCTGCGCTGTTTTTTGCAGAGCCGGTTGTGTATGCGCCTGGGACTCATTTCACCTATGATAATTCCGCAACTTATATGCTCTCCAGAATCATCAGTCTTACTACGGGAACTAACCTGAATGACTATTTGTATGCTAAAATATTCCAGCCACTCGATATTCCGCAGCCTGTATGGGATGCATGTCCGCTGGGATATCCCCAAGGGTTCTCGGGCCTGCATTTAACTGCCGAGCATCTCTCCAGATTCGGACAGCTGCTGCTGGATAAGGGCGTTTGGAACGGAGAGCAGCTCATTCCATCCGGTTATATTGAGCGTGCTGCTTCCGTGCAGATTTCAACGGCTGATTTCACGCCTGATTTTGCAACCGCAGATTACCAGCAGGGTTACGGGTATCAGCTATGGATGAATGCTTACCCTAACTCCTACCGCCTCGACGGGTTATATGGCCAATATGTGATTGTCTTACCGGACAAAAATGCAGTAGTCACCTACATCTCGGATGAGCCGTCCCACATGACCGCGATTATTGAGCTTACCTGGACTACGCTGGCGGATAAACTTTAA
- a CDS encoding CPCC family cysteine-rich protein — protein sequence MRNGLQWKERSVLAVATSLLFGANHILLNQASENYKRIGVCKEGFESMVRKPLFIEFPKNN from the coding sequence ATGAGGAACGGGCTACAATGGAAAGAAAGGAGTGTCCTTGCTGTGGCTACTTCACTATTGTTTGGGGCAAACCACATCTTATTAAATCAAGCCAGTGAAAATTATAAGAGGATTGGTGTGTGTAAAGAAGGTTTTGAAAGCATGGTTAGGAAGCCGTTATTCATAGAATTTCCAAAAAATAATTAA
- a CDS encoding type II toxin-antitoxin system HicB family antitoxin encodes MQNKKYSYYAKFDLAEDGITVTFPDLPGCITCGYSLEEAILMAEAALLLYLEDVPEEKILSASTIEPELLHPTEQIILITVEL; translated from the coding sequence TTGCAAAATAAGAAATATAGCTACTACGCTAAATTTGATTTAGCTGAGGATGGAATTACAGTAACATTTCCGGACTTGCCGGGGTGTATCACATGTGGTTATTCCCTTGAAGAGGCGATTTTAATGGCAGAGGCTGCGCTCTTGTTATATCTTGAAGATGTGCCAGAAGAAAAGATATTGAGTGCTTCAACTATTGAACCTGAATTATTGCATCCAACAGAGCAGATAATATTAATTACGGTTGAGTTATAA
- a CDS encoding response regulator transcription factor, with the protein MERCRVLIVDDHAHAREAMSEIMAMDERFEVIGAVASGAEAIVWTGQWMPDLILIDIEMPGMDGLETTRRIKLEYPYVKIVIVTVSDEISYLFEALKQGAQGYLLKNLAPSTWIEYLLAIVSEEVPLSRELAFQILKEFTVTSIKEEREALTAREKEILGCVSSGSTNKEISATLGISEHTVKNHLKNILQKLQLQNRTQLTRYAMEQGLASRERDFPRKR; encoded by the coding sequence ATGGAACGCTGTCGGGTGCTGATCGTCGATGATCACGCGCATGCGCGCGAAGCCATGAGTGAGATTATGGCGATGGATGAACGGTTCGAAGTCATCGGCGCTGTTGCGAGCGGGGCGGAGGCAATCGTCTGGACCGGACAATGGATGCCGGATCTGATCCTGATTGACATTGAGATGCCGGGAATGGACGGGCTGGAGACTACGCGGCGCATTAAGCTGGAATATCCGTATGTGAAGATTGTCATCGTCACCGTATCGGATGAGATTTCGTATTTGTTCGAAGCGCTTAAGCAGGGGGCGCAGGGCTATTTGCTGAAAAACCTGGCTCCGTCGACCTGGATTGAATATTTGCTGGCGATTGTGAGCGAGGAGGTCCCGCTGAGCCGGGAGCTGGCTTTTCAGATATTGAAGGAATTCACGGTGACCTCCATAAAGGAGGAGCGCGAGGCATTAACGGCACGGGAGAAGGAGATACTGGGCTGTGTATCCTCAGGTTCCACCAATAAGGAGATTTCGGCCACCCTCGGCATTTCCGAGCACACTGTCAAAAACCATCTCAAAAACATCCTCCAGAAGCTCCAGCTGCAGAACCGCACACAGCTTACGAGGTATGCGATGGAGCAGGGGCTGGCTTCGCGGGAGCGGGATTTCCCCAGGAAGAGATAA